A window of Trichoderma atroviride chromosome 3, complete sequence contains these coding sequences:
- a CDS encoding uncharacterized protein (EggNog:ENOG41), with the protein MAETTENQTPVVDETPISSVGNPARKNSLSTYLKNRPERSELVEKNILPDSSAAPGLLASQKELQKHMLGDKLNDKISHRPTPDTLLKEGVLHDDPRSPEEKYQEAIEEEYAKREGGA; encoded by the exons atggcGGAAACCACAGAGAACCAGACCCCCGTCGTCGACGAGACTCCCATCTCTTCTGTCGGGAACCCTGCCCGCAAGAACTCGCTTTCCACCTACCTGAAGAACCGACCCGAACGCTCCGAGTTGGTAGAGA AGAACATTCTCCCAGACTCCTCAGCTGCTCCAGGCCTTCTTGCCAGCCAAAAAGAG CTCCAGAAGCACATGCTCGGAGACAAACTCAACGACAAGATCTCACACCGTCCTACTCCCGACACCCTCCTCAAGGAAGGCGTCCTACACGATGATCCCCGCTCTCCCGAGGAAAAGTACCAGGAGGCCATTGAAGAAGAGTACGCCAAGCGTGAGGGCGGTGCGTAA
- a CDS encoding uncharacterized protein (EggNog:ENOG41) translates to MSNRGSSVYVHQDSYPSRSSSSSGRSAAPSPRPSITTSREYGARDHTSQVIRSGPNTVIQHNKRHYDPSSPSPSYRGQ, encoded by the exons ATGTCCAACCGCGGCAGCAGCGTTTATGTCCACCAGGACTCTTACCCAAGCcgctcttccagctcatctGGCCGCTCTGCAGCTCCCAGCCCTCGCCCCAGTATCACCACCTCCCGCGAATACGGTGCCA GAGACCATACTTCCCAAGTGATTCGATCTGGCCCCAACACCGTTATCCAGCATAACAAGCGCCACTATGATCCCAGCTCGCCGTCTCCTTCCTACAGGGGCCAATGA
- a CDS encoding uncharacterized protein (SECRETED:SignalP(1-20)), producing the protein MKAALLLSALASCAIGVVAAEDLKIDVTHAVECERKTQKGDKLSMHYRGTLLASGKQFDASYDRNQPFSFKLGAGQVIKGWDQGLLDMCIGEKRTLTIPPGAGLRPAQHGSYPGWFNFGL; encoded by the exons ATGAAGGCAGCCCTGCTTCTCTCCGCCCTGGCCTCTTGCGCCATtggcgtcgtcgccgccgagGACCTCAAGATCGATGTCACCCACGCCGTCGAGTGCGAGCGCAAGACCCAAAAGGGCGATAAGCTGTCCATGCACTACCGGGGCACTCTGCTCGCTTCCGGCAAGCAGTTTGATGCCA gcTATGACCGCAACCAGCCCTTCAGCTTCAAGTTGGGCGCCGGCCAGGTGATCAAAGG ATGGGATCAGGGTCTTCTCGACATGTGCATTGGGGAGAAGAG AACTCTCACGATCCCCCCCGGAGCTGGGCTACGGCCAGCGCAACATGGGTCCTATCCCGGCTGGTTCAACTTTGG TCTTTGA